Genomic segment of Polycladomyces abyssicola:
CACCACTTATCCCGGGACAACCGGCTTCATACAAAAACTTGTCGGATGCACGGAAAGCAGTGCGTCAACTGGCCTGGTTTCATCGGTTGGGAAACGGTTTGCAGACCCGGTCGTATCATCAGGGGGAATATTTACTGGAAGAGCGTCTGGGCATCCGGCTGCGCGAGTTTTATCGGACGATAACGACATCCGAAGATACGGATCATGAGTTGGCCTCCTTGATAAAGGCATATGGTCCGTTTTTTTATCAAGCCGGGGTGGCGGCGATGTCGCGGTTGAACGCGCTGGAGTTGCGCAAGTGGGTGAAACGGGATCGTCGCCTTCACCGTTTGGCACACCGTGATTTGGCCAGTCACAATTGGGTGACGGACACAAAAGGACAGTTGTGGCTGATCGATTTTGAGACAGCCGATTATGACAGCCAGCTGGGAGATGTATGGCAATTGATGTCCCGCACGCTGTCTGAACATCGTTGGTCACCGGATATATATCGGATGCTCTTGGCCGAATACGAATCGATTCGTCCTCTTTCCGCCGGGGAAAAGACACTACTCATCGTGCTGCTTTCGTTTCCCAATGAAGTTTTCCGGGAAGCGGTCGGTCTTGCCCAAGAGAAGAGAGGATACGTACTTGTCAAATCGTTGCCCTATCTCAAACAGCTCATCCGGGACCGGGAACATTGGCAGCGATTTCTCGAAACAATAAGATCTTGGTAGCATGGAAAGGCTTATGGTATCATGAAGAATGATTTCATAAGCCTTTTTTGTTGTTTTGAGGAGGCCGATCGATGAGAATAGGGTTGGCGCAGATCCGTCCCGCACTGGGACGGTTGGATCGTAATCTCGCATTGCACCGGGAGATGATCCAGCAAGCGAAGGAGAACCAGGTGGATCTCCTCATTTTCCCGGAGCTCAGCTTGACGGGATATCAACTGCAAGATTTAACGTATGAAGTGGCCCGGACGATGGACCATCCCGAGATCCAGGAGCTGGTATCGCTGTCCGAAGAGATGGATCTCGTGTTCGGGATGGTGGAGGAAAGTCCGGATCATATTTTGTATAATGCCGGTGTCTATGCGAGCGGCGGCCGGATCGTGCACGTTCATCGCAAAGTATATCTGCCCACGTACGGCATGTTTGACGAAGCCAGGTATTTCGGGCGTGGGAGAAATATCCGCAGCTTCGAGACCCGATTCGGCCGGATGGGCATGCTGATTTGCGAGGACATGTGGCATGTTTCGGTGCCGTATCTGTTGGCACAGGATGGGGCGGAATGGCTCATCGTTCTGTCCAATTCCCCGGCTCGCCGCGTGGGAAGTGAAGGGTTGGGGTCTGAGCAGGTGTGGCACCGTCTGCTTTCCACTCATGCGATGCTGCATGGGTCTTATGTCTTTTTCTCCCACCGTGTCGGTGTAGAGGACGGTGTCACCTTTTTCGGCGGATCGATGGCCTACGATCCGTTCGGCCGTCTGATCAAGCAAGGTGCCTTGTTCGAGCCGGAATTGGTGCTGGTCGACGTGAAGCCGGATCAGATTCGCCGGGCCCGTTTCCAAATGCCGATGTTGCGCGACGAGGATGTGGAGTTGACGGCGCGTGAACTGAACCGGATCATTGCTCAGCGGACGGAGGAGGGGACCCGGTCATGAACAGGATCGAAGAGATGTTTGTGCAAGCACCGTATTTACGGGTGGATGAAAAACTGACCGTCGATCTCTTGACGCGTGCACTGCGGGAAGAGGTGGAAAAAGCTGGGTTTGATCGGGTCATCCTCGGGTTGTCCGGCGGCATCGATTCCGCTCTGTCGTTGTATCTGTGCGTCGAAGCGTTCGGCAAGGATCGTGTGACGGCTGTGCGGATGCCGTACAGAACGAGCAGTCCGTCCAGTTTGGCCGATGCGCAGGCAGCGATCGACGACACGGGTGTGGAGTCGATCACCATCGATATCACTCCGCAGATCGATGCCTATTTTGAGCGGTTTCCCGATGCCACCCCACTCAGACGGGGAAACAAAATGGCACGCGAACGGATGACGATTTTGTACGACCTGTCCGCCCAATACAACGCATTGGTGATCGGTACCAGCAACAAGACGGAACTGTTGTTGGGTTACGGGACCCAATACGGCGACATGGCGTCGGCGGTCAACCCGCTCGGGGATCTGTACAAAACACAGGTGCGCCAACTGTCTGCCTATCTGGGCGTCCCGCAACAAATCATCGACAAACCGCCGAGCGCTGATCTGTGGCAGGATCAAACCGACGAAGGAGAATTGGGTTTCAGTTACTTCGACGTCGACCGGCTCCTGTACTACTTGATCGATTGCCGCTATACGCGGGAACAGCTGTCGGAGCTGGGGTTCCCATCCGATTTTGTGGAAAGGGTGACTCGCCGGATCGTGCGAAACCAGTACAAACGCCGACTGCCGGTGATTCTGAAGCTGGGAGACCGCACGATCGGCGTCGACTTCCGTTACCTGCGTGATTGGGGTTTGTAACAATACGGATGACGCTGTGGGAAGAGGTGTGGAACATGGCTGGTCATTCCAAATGGAAAAACATTCAACATCGTAAAGGACGGCAAGACGCACTGAGGGGCAAACTGTTCGCCAAATTGGCTCGCGAAATCTTCGTCGCCGCACGGGAAGGCGGCCCGGATCCCAATAACAACCAGCGGTTGCGCTTGGCCATCGCCAAGGCGCGCTCGCAAAACATGCCCAACGACAACATCGAACGGGCGATCAAAAAGGCGACAGGAGAAAGCGGAGGCAACAACTACGAGCATATCGTGTACGAAGGGTACGGTCCCGGCGGCGTTGCGGTGATGGTGGAGGCACTGTCGGACAACCGCAACCGGACTGCCGCCGACATGCGGCACATTTTTTCCAAACGAGGCGGCAACCTGGGTGAATCCGGCTGTGTGGCCTGGATGTTCGACCGCAAAGGGCTGCTGGTTATCGACCGGAGCCAAACGGACAAGGACGAGGAAGACATTTTGGCTGTGGCGTTGGAAGCCGGAGCGGAGGATTTCCAAACGACGGACCAAACCTATGAAATCACAACCGATCCGGAAAGCTTCGAGGAAGTGAAAAATGCGCTGGAAGCAGAGGGATTGTCCTTCACCACCGCCGAAGTGACGATGGTGCCGCAAAATACGGTCCAGCTGTCGGGAGAAGATGTTCCCAAAATGCTGGCCTTGATGGAAGCGTTGGAAGACCATGACGACGTACAAAACGTCTATGCCAACTTCGACATCAGCGAAGAAGAAATGGAGAAATACAATGGTTAAACCGTTGTTTGCTGGTGAGCGGGTTCGGTTAGCCCGCTCTAAAAATATCCACTGATTTCCTCATGAGATTTCACAAAAAGAGATCGGAGAGAAAGGAAAGAAGACAAAAAAGGTTATTTTCTACTGTTTTCAATAGAAAATCGGGCCTGTTTGCAAAATGTCGAATCGTGACGATCGTGGTACAATGAAATCATCCGTTCGCTCGATCGGTTTGGACGGCAGGCATAACCCGAAGGGTGCGGTGACGTGAACTGCACCTTCTCTTTTTGTGTTGATTTTTTTCTATCATTAACAAATGAGTAGAGAGAGTTTGAGAGAAATGGGAGGGAACGTATTTGCGACTGTGGAGCCGGTTCGCACTTTTGGGGGTGATGGTCTTGTTGGGTGCGGGCTGTACGGGTCAGGAAACAGCGAAGTCGGCCCCCGCTTCGAAGCCGCACGTGGACCATCAGCAACAACATACTGCACAGCATCAACCGCCCGCATCCGGCGCAATTCCGCAATCCAAACATGCATCACCCGCATCAGGCACACAGCCTGCCAAACAGCCGGAGCAAAGGGCGTTGCCGGACAGCAAGCATACCCAAGCTGACACCCGGAACAATCACTGGAAAGGCTCCACCCAACTGTCGGAGCAAAAACCGTCTGCCCAATCCGAGCCATTGATCATTTTCAAGGGATCGGGCGGAAAAAAAGCCGTGGCGCTCACCTTTGATGACGGACCGGATACATACTACACGAAGCGGGTGTTGGACATCCTGAAAAAAGAAGGGGTCCACGCCACCTTTTTTGTTACGGGGAAAAATGCCCAAGCACATCCGGAGATGATCCGGCGAATTCTCCAGGAAGGACATGTGTTGGGCAACCATTCTTGGAATCATCCCGATTTGACCCGT
This window contains:
- a CDS encoding YebC/PmpR family DNA-binding transcriptional regulator codes for the protein MAGHSKWKNIQHRKGRQDALRGKLFAKLAREIFVAAREGGPDPNNNQRLRLAIAKARSQNMPNDNIERAIKKATGESGGNNYEHIVYEGYGPGGVAVMVEALSDNRNRTAADMRHIFSKRGGNLGESGCVAWMFDRKGLLVIDRSQTDKDEEDILAVALEAGAEDFQTTDQTYEITTDPESFEEVKNALEAEGLSFTTAEVTMVPQNTVQLSGEDVPKMLALMEALEDHDDVQNVYANFDISEEEMEKYNG
- a CDS encoding polysaccharide deacetylase family protein is translated as MRLWSRFALLGVMVLLGAGCTGQETAKSAPASKPHVDHQQQHTAQHQPPASGAIPQSKHASPASGTQPAKQPEQRALPDSKHTQADTRNNHWKGSTQLSEQKPSAQSEPLIIFKGSGGKKAVALTFDDGPDTYYTKRVLDILKKEGVHATFFVTGKNAQAHPEMIRRILQEGHVLGNHSWNHPDLTRLTPSQAVAQIERTNTVIFNLTGMRMLLVRPPYGKLNDQLEQRFHQLGYTIVNWSVDTRDWAGTPTAKIMRYVQNQTGPGGIILQHSAGAPGHLDNTIKALPHIIHYLKSHGYEIVTIPELLAKPAYVGIR
- a CDS encoding NAD+ synthase, whose product is MNRIEEMFVQAPYLRVDEKLTVDLLTRALREEVEKAGFDRVILGLSGGIDSALSLYLCVEAFGKDRVTAVRMPYRTSSPSSLADAQAAIDDTGVESITIDITPQIDAYFERFPDATPLRRGNKMARERMTILYDLSAQYNALVIGTSNKTELLLGYGTQYGDMASAVNPLGDLYKTQVRQLSAYLGVPQQIIDKPPSADLWQDQTDEGELGFSYFDVDRLLYYLIDCRYTREQLSELGFPSDFVERVTRRIVRNQYKRRLPVILKLGDRTIGVDFRYLRDWGL
- a CDS encoding nitrilase-related carbon-nitrogen hydrolase, with amino-acid sequence MRIGLAQIRPALGRLDRNLALHREMIQQAKENQVDLLIFPELSLTGYQLQDLTYEVARTMDHPEIQELVSLSEEMDLVFGMVEESPDHILYNAGVYASGGRIVHVHRKVYLPTYGMFDEARYFGRGRNIRSFETRFGRMGMLICEDMWHVSVPYLLAQDGAEWLIVLSNSPARRVGSEGLGSEQVWHRLLSTHAMLHGSYVFFSHRVGVEDGVTFFGGSMAYDPFGRLIKQGALFEPELVLVDVKPDQIRRARFQMPMLRDEDVELTARELNRIIAQRTEEGTRS